In a genomic window of Deinococcus aquiradiocola:
- a CDS encoding NuoB/complex I 20 kDa subunit family protein: protein MALKELFERDWQELESGGVLFSSLEKLVAWGRSNSLWPATFGLACCAIEMMGSTDGRNDLARFGSEVFRASPRQADVMIVAGRLSKKMAPVMRRVYDQMPDPKWVISMGACASSGGMFNNYAVVQNVDSVVPVDIFVPGCPPRPEALIYAVMQLQKKVRGEAFDSDGTPLPMVDAWTR from the coding sequence GTGGCGCTTAAGGAGCTGTTCGAGCGGGACTGGCAGGAGCTGGAGTCGGGCGGGGTGCTGTTCTCCAGCCTGGAGAAGCTGGTGGCGTGGGGGCGCAGCAACAGCCTGTGGCCCGCGACGTTCGGGCTGGCGTGCTGCGCGATCGAGATGATGGGCAGCACGGACGGCCGGAACGATCTGGCGCGGTTCGGGTCGGAGGTGTTCCGCGCGTCGCCGCGTCAGGCGGACGTGATGATCGTGGCCGGGCGGCTGAGCAAGAAGATGGCGCCCGTCATGCGGCGCGTGTACGACCAGATGCCGGACCCGAAGTGGGTGATCAGCATGGGGGCGTGCGCGAGCAGCGGCGGGATGTTCAACAATTACGCGGTCGTGCAGAACGTGGACAGCGTCGTCCCGGTGGATATTTTCGTGCCGGGCTGCCCGCCGCGCCCGGAGGCGCTCATCTACGCGGTGATGCAGCTGCAGAAGAAGGTGCGCGGCGAGGCCTTCGACAGTGACGGCACGCCGCTGCCGATGGTGGACGCATGGACGCGCTGA
- a CDS encoding SGNH/GDSL hydrolase family protein, which yields MQVQALPLTLGGIMVLLTATMTVASPQSLPVLDPTLARLCDASAPDYAHDSHSVLPELNDHLRVVVIGSSSTAGAGASRPQYAYVNRFRDQLLAHAPHAIVINKGVGGNVLTDIIRRAGRDVYAQHPDLVVLQTGTNDARQGIPPAQYRHDLSTFVKDLQRHHLNVVLIDNQYIPDQLGSGEYQSIIRATRDVAHTTGVPLVSRYALGRTLVERGGLNGDDLIASDRLHPNDLMHACTGRALTATVLATTD from the coding sequence ATGCAGGTTCAGGCCCTCCCACTCACGCTCGGCGGCATCATGGTGCTGCTGACCGCCACGATGACGGTGGCGTCACCGCAGTCCCTGCCGGTCCTGGATCCCACGCTTGCCCGGTTGTGTGACGCGAGCGCACCCGACTACGCTCACGATTCTCATTCGGTGTTGCCGGAGCTGAACGACCACCTGCGCGTAGTCGTCATCGGGTCGTCCTCCACCGCCGGCGCAGGCGCCAGCCGCCCGCAGTACGCGTACGTCAACCGCTTCCGCGACCAGCTGCTCGCACACGCGCCGCACGCCATAGTCATCAACAAGGGCGTCGGCGGGAACGTCCTCACCGACATCATCCGCCGCGCCGGACGTGACGTGTACGCCCAGCACCCCGACCTCGTCGTCCTGCAGACGGGAACCAACGACGCCCGCCAGGGCATTCCGCCCGCCCAGTACCGGCACGACCTCAGCACCTTCGTGAAGGACCTGCAGCGTCACCATCTGAACGTCGTCCTGATCGACAACCAGTACATTCCCGACCAGCTCGGCTCAGGCGAATACCAGAGCATCATCCGCGCCACCCGCGACGTTGCCCACACCACAGGCGTTCCCCTCGTCTCCCGCTACGCGCTCGGCCGCACCCTCGTGGAACGAGGCGGCCTGAACGGCGACGACCTGATCGCCAGCGACCGCCTGCACCCGAACGACCTGATGCACGCCTGCACTGGCCGAGCCCTCACCGCCACGGTCCTCGCCACCACCGACTGA
- a CDS encoding ATP-binding protein, producing MLEKPVILVAARDPARAMSLEHALQGADVRHVGDAEALLRETHLVSPDVVMVYTDLPSKVALGEVLTMLRGRSELVHTRWVAMGTQGLGPLLQAGADALMSDTTSTEAITYQLRTLLDRSRASREQTERVASLQRRLDTWEHEERVRDQLVHMLVHDLKNPISAVMGLLEVVEDDETITQESRDLLRMAREETHHLLHLSVNMLDVRKIQAGKMKLKPEFIFAPQLAEIVEQARGDVGVGLKDRHLRIELPQEIPALSADPEILRRIYANLLSNALKHTTTGGVITVRAVPQGAELLCTVRDDGEGIPAEDLPNLFAAFEVSRLTLHGRFDTGMGLAFCKLAVEGHGGRIWVESVRGQGASFFFSLPMEMDTEDDDFADLLI from the coding sequence ATGCTTGAGAAGCCCGTCATCCTCGTGGCCGCCCGCGATCCCGCAAGGGCCATGTCGCTCGAACATGCGCTCCAGGGCGCTGACGTCCGCCATGTCGGGGACGCCGAGGCCCTGCTGCGCGAAACGCACCTCGTGTCGCCGGACGTGGTGATGGTGTACACGGACCTGCCCAGCAAGGTCGCGCTGGGCGAGGTACTCACCATGCTGCGCGGACGCTCCGAACTGGTCCACACCCGCTGGGTCGCGATGGGCACACAGGGCCTCGGACCGCTCCTGCAGGCAGGTGCCGACGCCCTGATGAGCGACACGACCTCCACCGAAGCCATCACGTACCAGCTGCGGACCCTGCTGGACCGCTCCCGCGCGTCCCGCGAGCAGACGGAACGCGTGGCGAGCCTGCAGCGCCGCCTGGACACCTGGGAGCACGAGGAACGCGTGCGTGACCAGCTGGTGCACATGCTCGTCCACGACCTCAAGAACCCCATCTCGGCCGTGATGGGTCTGCTGGAAGTGGTGGAGGACGACGAAACCATCACGCAGGAATCCCGCGACCTGCTCCGCATGGCGCGCGAGGAGACGCACCACCTGCTGCACCTGTCCGTCAACATGCTTGATGTCCGCAAGATCCAGGCCGGCAAGATGAAACTCAAGCCCGAGTTCATCTTCGCGCCGCAGCTCGCGGAGATCGTGGAGCAGGCCAGGGGAGACGTGGGCGTGGGCCTCAAGGACCGCCACCTGCGCATCGAACTGCCGCAGGAGATCCCGGCCCTGTCCGCCGACCCGGAAATCCTGCGGCGCATCTACGCGAACCTGCTGTCCAACGCCCTGAAGCACACCACGACGGGCGGCGTCATCACGGTCCGTGCCGTACCGCAGGGCGCGGAACTGCTGTGCACCGTCCGTGACGACGGCGAAGGCATCCCTGCCGAGGACCTCCCGAACCTGTTCGCGGCCTTCGAAGTGTCGCGCCTCACGCTGCACGGACGCTTCGACACCGGCATGGGCCTGGCCTTCTGCAAACTGGCCGTCGAGGGACACGGGGGCCGCATCTGGGTGGAGTCGGTGCGCGGACAGGGCGCGAGCTTCTTCTTCTCGCTCCCGATGGAGATGGACACCGAGGACGACGACTTCGCCGACCTGCTGATCTGA
- a CDS encoding M3 family metallopeptidase, protein MTKPETGSVSVQDSALSSNPLLADTFWIPFDRIRPEHVQPATEHLIAQARAALDDLARAPQEGFAGFLDRLDTLTVTLQQVHTIVSHLDGVVSDDAWRAAKNAMLPAVSAFFTDLGMHAGLHAALKAYAQTPEAQTLDPVRARYLNLSLDEFRRSGADLPQEGQERLRALNVELSEVTSRYGSNSMDGITAYSLHVPGERLAGLPDRVKQATLVTEGEHAGQHRLTLHAPTFMPVMMYADDRTLREELFRAFNAAGVGEGRDNRALLPLILNLRHEKAALLGYATFADFVLEDRMAKTGERAVRFEQDLTDRTRPAFERENAELEAFYREQAGPDAPPLAAWDLAYWTEKQRAALYDLDDEELRPYFEVNRVLDGLFEVARRLFGVKVTPASAPVWHPDVRTYDMHDEEGTHVASFYADWFPREGKRGGAWMNPLKVGGPDGDGFRPHLGLMCGNMTPPSGDLPALLSHDEVETVFHEFGHLLHHSLSRVPVRELSGTSVAWDFVELPSHIMENWTWNRETLALFARHYRTDAPLPDDLYDRMLRARNFRAANFAMRQYSFGTVDLALHTGRIPVDDTLMERAREVSATFMPVAPLSDDARLANFGHLFASPVGYAAGYYSYKWAETLDADAFTRFEQEGVLNRDTGRAFVDAVLSRGNSAPPETLFGEFMGREPDPSALLRRSGLA, encoded by the coding sequence ATGACCAAGCCCGAGACCGGTTCCGTTTCCGTGCAGGACAGCGCCCTGAGCAGCAACCCGCTCCTGGCGGACACCTTCTGGATTCCCTTCGACCGTATCCGGCCGGAGCACGTGCAGCCCGCCACCGAGCACCTCATCGCGCAGGCCCGCGCTGCCCTCGACGACCTTGCACGCGCCCCGCAGGAGGGCTTCGCGGGCTTTCTCGACCGGCTCGATACCCTGACCGTCACGCTGCAGCAGGTCCACACCATCGTCTCGCACCTCGACGGCGTCGTGTCCGACGACGCGTGGCGCGCCGCCAAGAACGCCATGCTGCCCGCCGTCAGCGCCTTCTTCACGGACCTCGGCATGCACGCGGGCCTGCACGCGGCCCTCAAGGCGTACGCGCAGACGCCCGAAGCGCAGACGCTCGACCCGGTCCGTGCCCGCTACCTGAACCTCAGCCTCGACGAGTTCCGCCGCTCCGGCGCGGACCTCCCGCAGGAAGGTCAGGAGCGCCTGCGCGCCCTGAACGTCGAACTGAGCGAGGTGACGAGCCGCTACGGCAGCAACAGCATGGACGGCATCACCGCGTACAGCCTGCACGTGCCGGGAGAGCGCCTCGCGGGCCTGCCGGACCGCGTGAAGCAGGCGACGCTCGTCACGGAAGGTGAGCACGCGGGCCAGCACCGCCTGACGCTGCACGCCCCGACCTTCATGCCCGTCATGATGTACGCCGACGACCGCACGCTGCGCGAGGAACTGTTCCGCGCCTTCAACGCCGCCGGGGTGGGGGAGGGCCGCGACAACCGCGCCCTGCTGCCCCTGATCCTGAACCTGCGTCACGAGAAGGCCGCGCTGCTCGGGTACGCCACCTTCGCGGACTTCGTGCTGGAGGACCGCATGGCCAAGACCGGGGAGCGCGCCGTGCGGTTCGAGCAGGACCTCACGGACCGCACCCGCCCCGCCTTCGAGCGTGAGAACGCCGAACTGGAGGCCTTCTACCGCGAGCAGGCCGGGCCGGACGCGCCGCCCCTGGCCGCGTGGGACCTCGCGTACTGGACCGAGAAGCAGCGCGCCGCGCTGTACGACCTCGACGACGAGGAGCTCCGCCCGTACTTCGAGGTGAACCGCGTGCTGGACGGCCTGTTCGAGGTGGCGCGCCGCCTGTTCGGCGTGAAGGTCACGCCCGCCAGCGCGCCCGTGTGGCACCCGGACGTTCGGACCTACGACATGCACGACGAGGAGGGCACGCACGTCGCGAGCTTCTACGCCGACTGGTTCCCCCGCGAAGGCAAACGCGGCGGCGCCTGGATGAACCCCCTCAAGGTCGGCGGTCCGGACGGCGACGGCTTCCGCCCCCACCTGGGCCTGATGTGCGGCAACATGACGCCCCCCTCCGGTGACCTGCCCGCCCTGCTCAGCCACGACGAGGTGGAAACGGTCTTCCACGAGTTCGGTCACCTGCTGCACCACTCGCTGTCGCGCGTGCCCGTCCGTGAACTGTCCGGCACGAGCGTCGCCTGGGACTTCGTGGAACTCCCGTCGCACATCATGGAGAACTGGACGTGGAACCGCGAGACGCTCGCCCTGTTCGCCCGGCACTACCGCACGGACGCGCCCCTGCCGGACGACCTGTACGACCGCATGCTGCGCGCCCGCAACTTCCGCGCCGCGAACTTCGCGATGCGGCAGTACAGCTTCGGGACGGTGGACCTCGCGCTGCACACGGGCCGCATCCCGGTGGACGACACCCTGATGGAGCGCGCGCGCGAGGTGTCCGCCACGTTCATGCCGGTGGCGCCGCTCAGCGACGACGCGCGCCTCGCGAACTTCGGGCACCTGTTCGCCAGCCCCGTCGGGTACGCCGCCGGGTACTACAGCTACAAGTGGGCCGAGACGCTCGACGCGGACGCCTTCACCCGCTTCGAGCAGGAAGGCGTGCTGAACCGCGACACGGGCCGCGCCTTCGTGGACGCCGTCCTGTCGCGCGGCAACAGCGCCCCGCCCGAGACGCTGTTCGGGGAGTTCATGGGCCGCGAGCCCGACCCCTCCGCCCTCCTGCGCCGCAGCGGCCTCGCCTGA
- a CDS encoding acyltransferase family protein, with translation MKANDLPALNLLRFVAALYIVLFHFDHTFVPPALHGLLSRGPSVTSLFFVLSGFLLMHVYGRRTLDDAGQRRFVGRRLARIVPPNLLGLALFLLIQAGMGSTTVSMNDVLQAGLLIQTWTVGASHILNAPAWSMSCLLFFYLCFPVLAPRLTQLRTRTLAALMTALWLVGAGLPLLLAGLPGVFLPDDWTTYLHNAPLLRLPAFVAGMGLAVLYARHGGIPARWGAVTVLGTLALMVILPQEALRVNNEVFLPLVLLVVLAFANPGRRIGRLGNSRTVRALANASICIYMVHFSVQGWLTQQALPHLGLTWSAWTILAYLLIVVTGSVVADRWLCRPLTRLLTRTASVPPHLPVPASILHPNCSLPTLTTSLAEPIIPETVRSTA, from the coding sequence ATGAAGGCCAACGATCTGCCCGCACTGAATCTCCTTCGTTTCGTGGCCGCCCTGTACATCGTGCTGTTCCACTTCGATCACACCTTCGTGCCGCCCGCACTCCATGGCCTGCTCTCACGGGGTCCGTCCGTCACCAGCCTGTTTTTTGTGCTGTCGGGCTTCCTGCTGATGCACGTGTATGGCCGGCGAACGCTCGACGATGCCGGGCAGCGCCGCTTCGTCGGGCGGCGACTGGCGCGGATCGTGCCCCCCAACCTGCTCGGGCTCGCCCTGTTTCTCTTGATTCAGGCTGGGATGGGCTCCACCACCGTTTCCATGAACGACGTGCTCCAGGCCGGGCTGCTCATCCAGACGTGGACAGTCGGAGCTTCGCACATCCTGAACGCCCCCGCATGGTCCATGTCATGCCTGCTCTTCTTCTACCTGTGTTTCCCGGTCCTCGCCCCCCGACTGACGCAGCTGCGAACGCGGACACTCGCAGCCCTCATGACGGCCCTGTGGCTGGTGGGTGCGGGCCTGCCCCTGCTGCTCGCGGGTTTGCCGGGCGTGTTCCTGCCGGACGACTGGACCACGTACCTGCACAATGCTCCCCTGCTGCGCCTCCCTGCCTTCGTCGCCGGAATGGGTCTGGCCGTCCTGTACGCCCGGCACGGCGGGATACCGGCACGGTGGGGGGCCGTGACGGTGCTGGGCACGCTGGCGCTGATGGTGATCCTCCCTCAGGAAGCACTGCGCGTGAACAACGAGGTATTCCTGCCGCTGGTGCTGCTCGTGGTGCTGGCCTTCGCGAACCCCGGCAGGCGAATCGGACGACTGGGCAACTCGCGGACGGTGAGGGCCCTGGCGAACGCGAGCATCTGCATTTACATGGTTCACTTCTCGGTGCAGGGGTGGCTCACGCAGCAGGCCCTTCCGCACCTGGGGCTCACCTGGAGCGCGTGGACGATCCTGGCGTACCTGCTGATCGTCGTGACAGGATCGGTCGTGGCTGACCGCTGGCTGTGCCGCCCCCTGACGCGCCTTCTCACCCGAACGGCGTCCGTGCCGCCGCACCTGCCCGTACCGGCTTCCATCCTGCACCCGAACTGCAGCCTTCCAACCTTGACGACCAGCCTGGCCGAGCCGATCATCCCGGAAACGGTGCGCTCGACCGCCTGA
- a CDS encoding NADH-quinone oxidoreductase subunit C, protein MTFVDPRRDPLTPQFADWLASLGVRPDDSAEPTAVVDAADLLRVAALLKRDGFMLLDSVGVDYSRYTERRPERFCVLHNVFHPYDHRRLFLRVYVPQGGELPSLYPVWRAANYLEREVYDLMGVVFTDHPDLRKVLTPDDLEGHPLRKDFPVGETPTLFRDGRFLDPAAFRAGLGGQSAGLTGWRGALRRGDAGPDGSPLPPVMPEGGPK, encoded by the coding sequence GTGACCTTCGTTGATCCGCGCCGTGATCCGCTCACGCCGCAGTTCGCGGACTGGCTCGCGTCGCTGGGCGTGCGTCCGGACGACAGTGCCGAACCGACCGCCGTGGTGGACGCCGCCGACCTGCTGCGCGTGGCGGCCCTCCTGAAACGCGACGGGTTCATGCTGCTCGACAGCGTCGGCGTGGACTACTCGCGGTACACGGAGCGGCGACCCGAGCGGTTCTGCGTGCTGCACAACGTCTTTCACCCGTACGATCACCGTCGCCTGTTCCTGCGCGTGTACGTCCCGCAGGGCGGCGAGCTGCCGAGCCTGTACCCGGTGTGGCGCGCCGCGAACTACCTGGAGCGCGAGGTGTACGACCTGATGGGCGTGGTGTTCACGGACCACCCGGACCTGCGCAAGGTCCTGACACCCGACGACCTGGAAGGCCACCCGCTCCGCAAGGACTTCCCGGTGGGGGAGACGCCCACCCTGTTCCGCGACGGGAGGTTCCTGGACCCGGCCGCGTTCCGGGCGGGCCTGGGCGGGCAGAGCGCAGGCCTGACCGGCTGGCGCGGCGCGCTGAGGCGCGGTGATGCCGGACCGGACGGTTCGCCGCTGCCGCCCGTGATGCCGGAAGGAGGGCCGAAATGA
- a CDS encoding NADH-quinone oxidoreductase subunit A, which yields MLLIAGGIGVLAVVVSLLLGPKKPSRAKLMPYESGNDPEGGDARQRFPVHFYLVAMLFIVFDIETAFFYPIAVAYQKLGTFAFWETVSFVALVLVGYYYILRKGVLEWA from the coding sequence ATGCTGCTGATCGCGGGCGGCATCGGCGTGCTGGCCGTCGTCGTCAGCCTGCTGCTCGGCCCCAAGAAGCCCAGCCGCGCCAAACTCATGCCGTACGAGAGCGGCAACGACCCCGAGGGCGGCGACGCCCGCCAGCGCTTCCCGGTGCATTTCTACCTCGTGGCGATGCTGTTCATCGTGTTCGACATCGAGACGGCGTTCTTCTACCCGATCGCCGTCGCGTACCAGAAGCTCGGCACCTTCGCCTTCTGGGAGACGGTCAGCTTCGTGGCCCTGGTGCTCGTCGGGTACTACTACATCCTCAGGAAAGGGGTACTGGAATGGGCATAA
- a CDS encoding HNH endonuclease → MGRKDREQATWEAEGQGQAPEVCVLCGREAPSMTDHHLIPKSQGRRQGVNLGEIPTVKMCAACQGYLSKTYSNAELANELNTVEAILAREDVQKFVKWVQKQPLTKGVRVH, encoded by the coding sequence ATGGGCCGTAAGGATCGGGAGCAGGCGACATGGGAAGCGGAAGGACAGGGGCAGGCGCCCGAGGTGTGCGTGCTGTGCGGGCGTGAGGCGCCCAGCATGACGGACCATCACCTCATCCCCAAATCGCAGGGGCGGCGGCAGGGCGTGAACCTTGGCGAGATCCCCACCGTGAAGATGTGCGCCGCCTGCCAGGGGTACCTCAGCAAGACGTACAGCAACGCGGAACTCGCGAACGAACTGAACACCGTGGAGGCCATCCTGGCGCGCGAGGACGTGCAGAAGTTCGTGAAGTGGGTGCAGAAGCAGCCGCTCACCAAGGGCGTCCGCGTGCACTGA
- the acnA gene encoding aconitate hydratase AcnA — translation MTQNTNAQNLFGARDVLTENAGQKVYYYRLDKLKDLGHDIDRLPVSVKVLLESVLREANDYDVRQEDVKAVANWQPQPGEIEIPFKPARVILQDFTGVPAVVDLAAMRTAMVALGGDPKKINPLIPVDLVIDHSVQVDEYGTDKALLDNMALEFERNNERYEFLRWGQQAFDNFGVVPPASGIVHQVNLEYLAKGVQSRPEDDGVVVYPDSLVGTDSHTTMINGIGIVGWGVGGIEAEAVMLGQPIYMLMPEVVGFKVTGAPREGVTATDVALTVTEMLRKAGVVGKFVEFYGAGLSNMTLPDRATIANMAPEYGATMGFFPVDDEALRYLRRTGRLPHEVELVETYYKAQNMFRTDETPDPVFTSTIELDLGTVVPSLSGPKRPQDRVSLTDMKQVYQEALTAPVKARGFELPGSALANTGTITGTDHKIGHGAVVLAAITSCTNTSNPSVLIAAGLVAKKAVELGLDSKPWVKTSLAPGSRVVTEYLEAAGLQTYLDRIGFNTVGYGCTTCIGNSGPLPEPTVDAIKEGDLVAASVLSGNRNFEGRINPYIRANYLASPPLVVAYALAGTVDKDLSTEAIGTGKDGQPVYLKDLWPSNAEIQEVMDAAINADMFARVYNGIEQSNAQWNAIPVSGGDLYAWNEDSTYIQNPPFFDNLAGGPSEIVDIRGARALVKVSDSVTTDHISPAGSFGAGSAAGKYLLERGVPQRDFNSYGSRRGNDRIMTRGTFANIRLKNQLAPGTEGGVTTDYTTGEVTSIYDASLNYKAAGIPLVVLAGKDYGMGSSRDWAAKGTFLLGVKAVIAESFERIHRSNLVGMGVLPLQYKDGQNADTLGLTGEETFDFILPSGLKPREDVTVRVTAPGGQTREFTAMCRIDTPVEIDYYKNGGILQTVLRGILAKSQGEVKA, via the coding sequence ATGACCCAGAACACCAACGCCCAGAACCTGTTCGGCGCACGCGACGTGCTCACCGAGAACGCCGGACAGAAGGTCTACTACTACCGCCTCGACAAACTCAAGGACCTCGGCCACGACATCGACCGCCTCCCCGTCAGCGTCAAGGTGCTGCTGGAGAGCGTGCTGCGCGAAGCGAACGACTACGACGTCCGCCAGGAGGACGTCAAGGCCGTCGCGAACTGGCAACCCCAGCCGGGCGAGATCGAGATTCCCTTCAAACCCGCCCGCGTCATCCTGCAGGACTTCACCGGCGTGCCCGCCGTCGTGGACCTCGCCGCGATGCGCACCGCCATGGTCGCCCTGGGCGGCGACCCCAAGAAGATCAACCCGCTGATCCCCGTCGACCTCGTCATCGACCACAGCGTGCAGGTCGACGAGTACGGCACCGACAAGGCCCTGCTCGACAACATGGCCCTGGAGTTCGAGCGCAACAACGAACGCTACGAGTTCCTCCGCTGGGGCCAGCAGGCCTTCGACAACTTCGGCGTCGTACCGCCCGCCAGCGGCATCGTGCACCAGGTCAACCTCGAGTACCTCGCCAAGGGCGTCCAGAGCCGCCCCGAGGACGACGGCGTCGTCGTGTACCCCGACAGCCTCGTCGGCACGGACTCCCACACCACCATGATCAACGGCATCGGCATCGTCGGCTGGGGCGTCGGCGGCATCGAGGCGGAAGCCGTCATGCTCGGCCAGCCCATCTACATGCTGATGCCCGAAGTGGTCGGCTTCAAGGTCACCGGCGCGCCCCGCGAGGGCGTCACCGCGACCGACGTGGCCCTCACCGTCACCGAGATGCTCCGCAAGGCGGGCGTCGTCGGGAAGTTCGTGGAGTTCTACGGTGCGGGCCTGAGCAACATGACGCTCCCCGACCGCGCCACCATCGCCAACATGGCCCCTGAGTACGGCGCCACCATGGGCTTCTTCCCGGTGGACGACGAGGCGCTCCGCTACCTGCGCCGCACCGGCCGCCTCCCGCACGAGGTGGAACTCGTCGAGACGTACTACAAGGCGCAGAACATGTTCCGCACCGACGAGACGCCCGACCCCGTCTTCACCAGCACCATCGAACTGGACCTCGGCACGGTCGTCCCCAGCCTCAGCGGCCCCAAGCGCCCCCAGGACCGCGTCAGCCTGACCGACATGAAGCAGGTGTACCAGGAAGCGCTGACGGCCCCCGTCAAGGCGCGCGGCTTCGAGCTGCCTGGATCGGCGCTCGCCAACACCGGCACCATCACCGGCACCGACCACAAGATCGGGCACGGCGCCGTGGTGCTGGCCGCCATCACCAGCTGCACCAACACCAGCAACCCCAGCGTCCTGATCGCCGCGGGCCTCGTCGCCAAGAAGGCCGTGGAGCTCGGCCTGGACAGCAAGCCCTGGGTCAAGACCAGCCTCGCGCCCGGCAGCCGCGTCGTCACCGAGTACCTCGAAGCGGCCGGGCTGCAGACGTACCTCGATAGAATCGGCTTCAACACCGTCGGGTACGGCTGCACCACCTGCATCGGCAACAGTGGCCCGCTGCCCGAACCCACCGTGGACGCCATCAAGGAAGGCGACCTCGTGGCCGCCAGCGTCCTCAGCGGCAACCGCAACTTCGAGGGCCGCATCAACCCGTACATCCGCGCGAACTACCTCGCGTCGCCTCCCCTGGTCGTCGCGTACGCGCTGGCCGGCACGGTCGACAAGGACCTCAGCACCGAGGCGATCGGCACCGGCAAGGACGGCCAGCCCGTGTACCTGAAGGACCTGTGGCCCAGCAACGCCGAGATTCAGGAAGTGATGGACGCCGCCATCAACGCCGACATGTTCGCCCGCGTGTACAACGGCATCGAGCAGAGCAACGCCCAGTGGAACGCCATCCCCGTGTCCGGCGGCGACCTGTACGCCTGGAACGAGGACAGCACCTACATCCAGAACCCGCCCTTCTTCGACAACCTCGCGGGCGGCCCCAGCGAGATCGTGGACATCCGTGGCGCGCGCGCCCTGGTGAAGGTCAGCGACAGCGTCACCACCGACCACATCAGCCCCGCCGGGTCCTTCGGGGCGGGCAGCGCCGCAGGCAAGTACCTGCTGGAGCGCGGCGTGCCGCAGCGTGACTTCAACAGCTACGGCAGCCGCCGCGGCAACGACCGCATCATGACGCGCGGCACGTTCGCCAACATCCGCCTCAAGAACCAGCTCGCGCCTGGCACCGAGGGCGGCGTCACCACCGACTACACCACCGGCGAAGTCACGAGCATCTACGACGCCTCGCTGAACTACAAGGCCGCAGGCATCCCGCTGGTCGTCCTGGCCGGCAAGGACTACGGCATGGGCAGCAGCCGCGACTGGGCCGCGAAGGGCACCTTCCTGCTCGGCGTGAAGGCCGTCATCGCGGAGAGCTTCGAGCGCATCCACCGCAGCAACCTCGTCGGCATGGGCGTCCTGCCCCTGCAGTACAAGGACGGTCAGAACGCCGACACGCTCGGCCTGACCGGCGAAGAGACCTTCGACTTCATCCTGCCCAGTGGCCTCAAGCCCCGCGAGGACGTCACCGTCCGCGTGACCGCTCCCGGCGGCCAGACCCGCGAATTCACCGCCATGTGCCGCATCGACACGCCCGTCGAGATCGACTACTACAAGAACGGCGGCATCCTGCAGACCGTGCTGCGCGGCATCCTCGCCAAGAGCCAGGGCGAAGTCAAAGCCTGA
- the nuoD gene encoding NADH dehydrogenase (quinone) subunit D: MSLNVGPQHPSTHGVLRLVVDMDGEYVVKVTPHMGYLHTGFEKTFEARTYQQGVTYAPRTDYLHSFSHELAYVLAVEKLLSADVPERATLLRVILHELGRIHSHLVFFGTALMDLGAITLFFYCFREKEEVQNLFEGICGYRMNQGYFRVGGLSKDAPDGWTDRVQRFVETFERHVDEYAAMFQANPIFLDRAAGVGVIPADLALDLGLTGPNLRASGVPLDLRKAAPYCGYETFDFEVPTSQAGDSLARFTVRLQEFRESARIIHQALARLRPGPVKDPNRKISLPPREELETSMEAVIHHFKLVTEGFHPPVGEVYAAVESARGEVGYYVVSDGGSMPYRVKIRAPSFVNLQALEYACVGGQFADLITVLATVDPVLGDVDR, from the coding sequence ATGAGCCTGAACGTCGGGCCGCAGCACCCCAGCACGCACGGCGTCCTGCGCCTCGTGGTGGACATGGACGGCGAGTACGTCGTGAAGGTCACGCCGCACATGGGGTACCTGCACACCGGTTTCGAGAAGACCTTCGAGGCCCGCACGTACCAGCAGGGCGTCACGTACGCGCCCCGCACCGACTACCTGCACAGCTTCTCGCACGAGCTCGCGTACGTCCTCGCGGTCGAGAAGCTCCTGTCGGCCGACGTGCCTGAACGCGCGACGCTGCTGCGCGTCATCCTGCACGAACTGGGCCGCATCCACAGTCACCTCGTGTTCTTCGGCACGGCCCTGATGGACCTGGGCGCCATCACGCTGTTCTTCTACTGTTTCCGCGAGAAGGAGGAGGTCCAGAACCTCTTCGAGGGCATCTGCGGGTACCGCATGAACCAGGGGTACTTCCGGGTGGGCGGCCTCAGCAAGGACGCGCCGGACGGCTGGACGGACCGCGTGCAGCGCTTCGTGGAGACCTTCGAACGGCACGTGGACGAGTACGCCGCGATGTTCCAGGCGAACCCCATCTTCCTCGACCGGGCGGCGGGCGTGGGCGTCATTCCGGCCGACCTCGCGCTGGATCTCGGCCTCACCGGCCCGAACCTCCGCGCGAGCGGCGTCCCGCTCGACCTGCGCAAGGCCGCCCCGTACTGCGGGTACGAGACCTTCGACTTCGAGGTGCCGACCAGCCAGGCGGGCGACTCGCTCGCGCGCTTCACGGTGCGCCTGCAGGAGTTCCGCGAGAGCGCACGCATCATCCACCAGGCCCTCGCGCGCCTGCGGCCCGGCCCCGTCAAGGACCCGAACCGCAAGATCAGCCTCCCGCCGCGCGAGGAACTGGAGACGAGCATGGAGGCCGTCATCCACCACTTCAAGCTCGTGACGGAGGGCTTCCACCCGCCGGTCGGGGAGGTGTACGCCGCCGTGGAGTCCGCGCGCGGCGAGGTCGGGTACTACGTGGTGTCGGACGGCGGCAGCATGCCGTACCGCGTGAAGATCCGCGCGCCCAGCTTCGTGAACCTGCAGGCCCTGGAGTACGCGTGCGTGGGCGGGCAGTTCGCGGACCTGATCACGGTGCTCGCCACCGTCGATCCGGTGCTGGGCGACGTGGACCGGTGA